In a single window of the Acidobacteriota bacterium genome:
- a CDS encoding Smr/MutS family protein has product MNLGEEQPFDEPFEIEITDSLDLHSFSPKDIRAVTEAYLAEAYKKGFRVVRIIHGKGVGVQREIVRKVLSESDLVRKFKTAPEFSGSWGATIVEFED; this is encoded by the coding sequence ATGAACCTTGGGGAAGAACAGCCATTCGATGAGCCGTTTGAGATCGAGATAACAGATTCGCTCGATCTTCATTCGTTCAGTCCTAAAGATATTCGGGCTGTGACCGAAGCGTATCTGGCCGAGGCATACAAAAAGGGTTTTCGCGTCGTCCGGATCATTCATGGGAAAGGCGTCGGCGTGCAGCGGGAGATAGTCAGAAAGGTGCTGTCAGAATCGGATCTCGTTCGCAAATTCAAGACCGCGCCGGAATTTTCAGGCAGTTGGGGTGCAACTATTGTCGAATTCGAGGACTAA
- a CDS encoding carboxypeptidase regulatory-like domain-containing protein: protein MLWSLVGVNAQSTGGVKGKVKNMNGDGIAGAEITARQDGKDVRSTTADRKGSFRLDGLPEGTYNIIFEAPGYSSGAKFGVEIQSGKVRDLGERLILTVDRGTLVLVQGSVFYKDGTSVAGAKVQIEEIRSDGSKRSLGTAATSLSGEFTFRRKEGPARLRITASHKGTSTVKEVEVDSAAIYRVALTLDSTREN, encoded by the coding sequence GTGCTTTGGTCATTAGTGGGCGTCAATGCCCAGTCGACCGGCGGCGTAAAGGGCAAGGTCAAGAACATGAACGGCGACGGCATCGCCGGAGCGGAAATAACCGCACGCCAGGACGGCAAGGACGTTCGTTCGACGACCGCCGACCGCAAGGGCAGCTTCCGTCTGGATGGCCTGCCCGAAGGAACTTACAACATCATATTTGAGGCTCCGGGCTACAGTTCCGGAGCGAAATTCGGCGTCGAGATCCAAAGCGGCAAGGTCCGGGACCTTGGCGAGAGACTTATCCTGACGGTCGATCGGGGAACATTGGTCCTCGTACAAGGCAGCGTTTTCTACAAGGATGGAACGAGTGTCGCGGGAGCAAAGGTGCAGATCGAGGAAATACGCTCCGACGGCTCAAAACGCTCACTCGGAACCGCCGCAACATCACTCAGCGGCGAATTCACATTCCGGCGAAAAGAAGGCCCCGCACGCCTTCGCATCACCGCATCGCATAAGGGAACATCAACGGTAAAAGAGGTCGAGGTCGACTCCGCCGCAATTTACCGTGTCGCTCTGACGCTAGACTCTACGCGGGAAAACTAA
- a CDS encoding GDP-mannose 4,6-dehydratase — MKVLITGGAGFVGSHLADRLIGEGHDITVIDDLSTGRYSNVEHLEGNKNFRLIIDTVLNQTLMEELIREADRVYHMASAVGVRLIMEQPVKTIETIFHGTDVVLSRCARYRKRVLIPSTSEVYGKGYSVPFREEDDLLTGATDKHRWAYACAKTLDEFLALAHYKETRLPVVVARLFNTVGPRQTGQYGMVVPRFVQAAMKNEPIEVHGDGTQSRCFGHVADVVEGLTRTLETPACFGQVINFGSDAEVSINNLAKRAIELTGSSSEIKYISYDEAYGEGFEDMQRRVPSLEKAGRLLGYKPTRTLDDIINDVADEFRAEAPASKHAQN, encoded by the coding sequence ATGAAGGTCCTAATTACAGGCGGAGCCGGATTTGTCGGCAGTCATTTGGCCGACCGTTTGATCGGCGAAGGCCATGACATCACGGTCATCGACGACCTTTCTACCGGCCGATATTCCAATGTCGAGCATCTGGAAGGCAACAAGAACTTCCGGCTTATCATCGACACGGTCCTAAATCAGACGCTGATGGAGGAACTCATCCGCGAAGCCGATCGCGTTTACCACATGGCATCAGCTGTGGGCGTCAGGTTGATCATGGAACAGCCGGTAAAGACAATCGAGACGATCTTTCACGGAACTGACGTTGTCCTGAGCCGTTGTGCCCGATACCGCAAAAGAGTGCTCATTCCCAGCACATCGGAGGTTTACGGCAAAGGCTATTCAGTGCCTTTTCGCGAGGAGGACGACCTGTTGACCGGTGCGACCGACAAGCATCGCTGGGCGTATGCCTGTGCGAAAACGCTGGATGAATTTCTCGCTTTGGCTCATTACAAAGAGACGCGGCTGCCTGTCGTCGTCGCAAGGCTCTTTAACACCGTCGGCCCGCGGCAGACAGGGCAATACGGAATGGTCGTACCGCGTTTTGTGCAGGCCGCGATGAAGAACGAGCCGATCGAGGTCCACGGCGACGGAACGCAGTCACGATGTTTTGGCCACGTCGCGGATGTTGTTGAAGGGCTAACAAGAACACTGGAAACGCCTGCGTGCTTCGGTCAGGTCATCAATTTCGGCAGCGATGCGGAGGTATCGATAAACAACCTCGCAAAACGCGCGATCGAGCTGACGGGAAGCTCCAGCGAGATCAAATATATCTCATACGATGAGGCATACGGCGAGGGCTTCGAAGATATGCAGCGGCGCGTCCCGAGCCTCGAAAAAGCCGGACGACTGCTGGGATACAAGCCAACCCGAACCCTCGACGACATCATCAATGATGTTGCGGATGAATTTAGGGCCGAGGCTCCCGCATCGAAACATGCACAGAATTAG
- a CDS encoding M20/M25/M40 family metallo-hydrolase: MFKKKAAALVICASFAAPAASLASTVPAVERSPADIIRDEGMNRSQAMATMKYLSDVIGARLTNSPGQRRANKWTRDQLEKWGMKNSIVEPWGEFGRGWKVKRFNASVIAGDEFIAFRAYPKAWSPSTNGAITGDVVFVDATDEAGLEKYKGKLKGAIVLTSDVRAVEPGFKPIATRVSNEELATLDAAKPADNVAQNRGRQGGGGNPGAMQFNQRKNRFYFEEGAAILVEPSMGTDSGTIRVMGASLPPQAPPAGGQGAPGGGNPFGGMRVYSKNAPATIPQLVAETEQYNRLVRLVKQNVSVKMNVDLAVQFYDDDLQGYNTIAEIPGTDLKDEMVMVGGHLDSWHAANGSTDNGAGVTVAMEAMRILAASGLKPRRTIKIGLWTGEEQGLLGSRGWVSKHLATRGDGSDAAAFAALSGGGGQLPLNKKPGYDKFSAYYNLDNGTGQIRGINMQGNEALRPIFRNILAPFADLGASTVSIQSVSGTDHLAFDAIGLPGFQFIQDPIEYFGRTWHTTQDVADRTIEEDLKRSAVIMATFAYMTAMMDEKLPRKGTATTAVAEMLSQYDLMALNDEATFRSLGLGHQICGFDLGHDELPTGFPSIFTLSTTRQVHADSHSE; this comes from the coding sequence ATGTTCAAGAAAAAAGCTGCGGCACTTGTGATCTGCGCAAGTTTTGCTGCGCCGGCGGCTTCGCTGGCTTCAACAGTTCCTGCGGTCGAAAGATCGCCCGCCGACATCATTCGCGATGAGGGAATGAACCGTTCGCAGGCAATGGCGACGATGAAATACCTTAGCGATGTGATAGGCGCCCGTCTGACCAATTCGCCGGGCCAGCGTCGTGCGAACAAATGGACCCGCGACCAGCTTGAAAAATGGGGAATGAAGAACTCCATCGTCGAGCCGTGGGGCGAATTCGGACGCGGATGGAAAGTGAAGCGTTTCAATGCTTCGGTGATCGCAGGCGATGAGTTCATCGCTTTTCGCGCCTATCCGAAAGCCTGGTCGCCGTCTACGAATGGTGCGATAACCGGCGATGTCGTTTTTGTGGACGCGACGGACGAAGCCGGGCTGGAAAAATACAAAGGCAAACTGAAGGGTGCGATCGTACTCACGTCCGACGTGCGTGCGGTAGAACCCGGCTTTAAGCCCATCGCTACGAGGGTTTCGAACGAGGAACTCGCCACGCTCGATGCAGCAAAGCCTGCAGACAACGTCGCCCAGAACCGCGGCCGTCAGGGCGGAGGTGGCAACCCCGGCGCGATGCAGTTCAACCAACGGAAGAACCGCTTCTATTTTGAAGAAGGCGCGGCAATTCTCGTCGAGCCGAGCATGGGAACAGATTCGGGTACCATCCGTGTGATGGGAGCAAGCCTTCCGCCGCAGGCACCGCCGGCAGGCGGTCAGGGAGCGCCGGGCGGCGGTAATCCGTTCGGCGGTATGCGTGTCTATTCGAAGAACGCACCCGCAACGATCCCGCAGCTCGTCGCAGAAACCGAGCAGTACAACCGCCTTGTCCGTCTTGTGAAGCAGAATGTCTCCGTCAAAATGAACGTTGACCTCGCTGTTCAGTTCTACGATGACGACCTGCAGGGCTATAACACCATCGCAGAAATTCCGGGCACCGATCTGAAGGATGAGATGGTAATGGTCGGCGGTCACCTCGATTCCTGGCATGCGGCGAACGGCTCTACCGATAACGGGGCCGGCGTTACGGTTGCGATGGAGGCGATGCGAATTCTCGCTGCATCCGGGCTGAAGCCCCGCCGTACGATAAAGATCGGCCTTTGGACCGGCGAAGAGCAGGGCCTTTTAGGCTCACGCGGTTGGGTATCAAAACACCTTGCGACGCGCGGCGACGGCTCTGACGCTGCGGCGTTCGCGGCGTTGTCGGGCGGCGGCGGACAGCTTCCGCTGAACAAAAAGCCGGGCTATGACAAGTTTTCGGCATATTACAACCTGGACAACGGGACAGGCCAGATCCGCGGCATCAATATGCAGGGGAATGAGGCACTCCGTCCCATTTTCCGCAATATATTGGCTCCGTTCGCCGACCTCGGAGCATCGACCGTGAGCATTCAGTCGGTCAGCGGAACTGACCACCTGGCGTTTGACGCCATTGGACTGCCGGGCTTCCAGTTCATACAGGATCCGATCGAGTATTTCGGACGCACCTGGCACACGACGCAGGACGTCGCGGATCGCACCATCGAGGAAGACCTCAAGCGATCCGCCGTCATCATGGCGACCTTTGCCTATATGACCGCGATGATGGACGAAAAGCTGCCGAGAAAAGGCACGGCAACGACCGCCGTTGCGGAGATGCTGTCGCAGTATGACTTGATGGCGTTGAACGATGAGGCTACGTTCCGTTCGCTCGGCCTTGGGCACCAGATCTGCGGTTTCGACCTCGGCCACGACGAACTGCCGACGGGCTTCCCGTCGATCTTTACGCTGAGCACCACCAGACAGGTACATGCCGACTCGCACAGCGAGTAA
- a CDS encoding S9 family peptidase: MKNRSLILSIILSAALAVVVTGQTLTVRQIMAEPSIAGQRVSGEKLSPDGKWVIYQWNAEGKPRRDLYLVSASGGTPEIILRSSDLPATPRPPERSNPLNYGLEMRDQFVRDRENQLGNFEWSPDSSKLIFTHGGDVYVMTLADRSMKRYTRTQAPEFGARFLDSTRILFSQGGNAFVLDTATAQLTQITREANQQQFISVGNVVASTDGKMAAYVVSDSSKQRQLVVPNFLPEFVTGGGPRRGWTEQKLFFMPTDGSRNAPHEIKLPATEGVSSFRRMVWAADNRSLIVDRLDKDTKRRQLYYVHNVGGKDEKVILVTEETDEKWQAPLSAIFEPNPKNPAQLFFGSERDGYNHLYLATLQFPQPEAASGETRPSGSIPSPNVDIRQITKGTWQVEWAKWAADGEQIVYMSTEEGYTERRFFALFPANGDKAVIPANDKGMASTPQLDDRNEQPTLLYGFSQWNRPEDLFTQKVCPKCRGLNFPVQLTRTTPDSFNKIAWTVPRFIEIPSRDGKRIPAKIYLPTGHDPKKKYPMAIFVHGAGYLQNVINGWNNYYREFMFNDILAKKGYVVLDIDYRGSAGYGRDWRTDVYDFLGGKDFDDHIDSIDHMVKNYGVDQKRIGVYGGSYGGFMAGMLVMRAPERIAAAAALRSVFDWKNYFAANPFYTAQRLGFPDKNPEAYKRSSPITYADKLERPLLILHGMADDNVHVQDSVQLVEKLIRLEKTQHFEMMFYPSENHGFVRPESWADEYERILWFFEKHLTVK; this comes from the coding sequence ATGAAAAACAGATCGCTAATTCTTTCAATCATCCTATCTGCAGCCTTGGCGGTTGTCGTGACAGGCCAGACCCTTACCGTCCGCCAGATCATGGCGGAGCCTTCGATCGCGGGACAGCGCGTTTCGGGTGAGAAATTGTCACCCGATGGAAAATGGGTGATCTACCAATGGAACGCCGAAGGCAAGCCGCGTCGCGACCTTTATCTCGTCTCTGCAAGCGGCGGCACTCCGGAGATCATTCTGCGCTCAAGCGATCTGCCGGCGACGCCGCGTCCGCCTGAGCGTTCAAATCCATTGAATTATGGGCTGGAGATGCGAGACCAATTCGTACGCGACCGCGAGAATCAGCTGGGCAATTTCGAATGGTCGCCGGATTCATCCAAGCTCATTTTCACGCACGGCGGTGACGTTTATGTGATGACCCTGGCGGACCGCTCAATGAAGCGCTACACGCGGACGCAGGCGCCTGAGTTCGGAGCAAGATTTTTAGATAGCACGCGCATCTTGTTCTCACAGGGCGGCAACGCGTTCGTTTTGGACACTGCCACTGCCCAATTGACACAGATCACACGCGAGGCAAATCAGCAACAGTTCATTTCCGTCGGAAATGTGGTCGCAAGCACAGACGGAAAAATGGCAGCGTATGTCGTGTCTGACAGTTCAAAGCAGCGGCAGCTCGTTGTCCCGAACTTTCTGCCTGAATTCGTCACCGGCGGTGGGCCGCGTCGAGGATGGACGGAACAGAAGTTGTTTTTCATGCCGACCGACGGCAGCCGCAACGCACCGCATGAGATAAAACTGCCCGCGACGGAAGGCGTTTCGAGTTTTCGCAGAATGGTATGGGCAGCAGACAACCGATCTCTCATCGTTGACCGCCTTGATAAGGACACAAAACGCCGCCAACTCTATTACGTCCATAACGTCGGCGGCAAGGACGAGAAGGTCATACTCGTTACTGAAGAAACCGACGAAAAATGGCAGGCACCGCTTTCGGCCATTTTCGAGCCGAATCCGAAAAATCCCGCACAACTCTTCTTTGGCTCCGAGCGCGACGGCTACAATCACCTTTACCTCGCGACGCTCCAATTTCCGCAGCCTGAAGCAGCATCAGGCGAGACGCGGCCTTCCGGCAGCATTCCGTCCCCAAATGTAGATATTAGGCAGATCACCAAAGGCACGTGGCAGGTCGAATGGGCGAAGTGGGCCGCTGACGGCGAGCAGATCGTCTATATGTCCACGGAAGAGGGCTACACGGAGCGTCGCTTTTTCGCCCTGTTCCCTGCGAACGGCGACAAAGCCGTCATTCCCGCAAACGACAAAGGGATGGCGAGCACCCCGCAACTCGACGATCGGAACGAACAGCCGACGCTGCTCTATGGTTTCTCGCAGTGGAATCGCCCCGAAGACCTTTTCACGCAGAAGGTCTGCCCTAAGTGCCGCGGCCTGAACTTCCCTGTTCAACTGACACGCACGACGCCGGACAGTTTTAACAAGATCGCATGGACCGTGCCGCGATTTATTGAGATACCTTCTCGCGACGGCAAACGCATACCCGCAAAGATCTATCTCCCCACCGGCCACGACCCGAAAAAGAAGTATCCGATGGCGATCTTCGTTCACGGTGCCGGCTATTTGCAGAACGTCATCAACGGATGGAACAACTACTATCGCGAATTCATGTTCAACGACATTTTGGCCAAGAAGGGCTACGTCGTGCTGGATATCGACTATCGCGGATCGGCCGGGTACGGACGCGACTGGCGGACGGACGTTTACGATTTCCTCGGCGGCAAAGATTTTGACGACCACATCGATTCGATCGATCACATGGTCAAAAACTACGGCGTCGATCAGAAACGCATCGGCGTTTACGGCGGCAGCTACGGCGGCTTCATGGCCGGTATGCTCGTAATGCGTGCCCCGGAGCGGATCGCCGCGGCGGCCGCCCTCCGGTCGGTATTTGACTGGAAGAATTATTTCGCCGCAAATCCCTTTTACACTGCACAGCGGCTCGGTTTTCCCGACAAGAACCCGGAGGCATACAAACGCTCGTCGCCGATTACCTACGCCGACAAGCTCGAACGCCCGCTCCTGATCCTGCACGGCATGGCCGACGACAATGTTCACGTCCAGGACAGCGTCCAACTTGTCGAAAAGCTCATTCGGCTAGAGAAAACTCAGCATTTCGAAATGATGTTTTATCCTTCAGAGAATCATGGCTTCGTTCGCCCCGAATCTTGGGCCGACGAATACGAACGGATCCTGTGGTTCTTTGAAAAACACCTAACCGTAAAATAA
- a CDS encoding 5'-nucleotidase, lipoprotein e(P4) family: MTRRNHVLAAFAAALFFCSSAAQGQQPAATSLPIADNEFQVGATLWMQKAAEFRALAYQAFNFARCRLDSDLTMKLPKAERKRPRAIIVDIDETVLDNSPAQAAGIRDRRSFNMKDWYAWSEMRKAKAIPGAVEFLNYAVSKGVKVFYISNRDEVQKQATIDNLRSVGFRDVSEYNVLLRQKDERGNNISTKTPRRDFVADKYRVVLVMGDNLDDFSDVFERRPVAERFAETDRLKEEWGKRWIVLPNAMYGTWENAIYEYKAAEMTEAQKAEKRAKTLEMP, from the coding sequence ATGACGAGACGAAACCATGTTCTTGCTGCCTTCGCCGCAGCTCTATTCTTTTGCTCATCCGCGGCTCAAGGCCAGCAGCCGGCGGCGACCAGCCTGCCCATAGCGGATAACGAGTTTCAGGTCGGTGCGACGCTCTGGATGCAAAAGGCGGCGGAATTTCGCGCTCTGGCATATCAGGCGTTCAATTTTGCCCGCTGCCGGCTCGATTCCGACCTTACAATGAAACTGCCAAAAGCCGAGCGAAAACGCCCGCGTGCGATCATCGTCGATATCGACGAGACCGTGCTCGACAATTCGCCGGCACAGGCCGCCGGGATACGCGACAGGCGGTCATTCAATATGAAGGATTGGTACGCGTGGAGCGAGATGCGCAAGGCGAAAGCCATTCCCGGTGCGGTCGAATTTCTAAATTATGCCGTGTCGAAAGGCGTCAAAGTTTTCTATATTTCGAACCGCGATGAAGTGCAGAAACAGGCGACTATCGATAATCTTCGGAGTGTAGGCTTCCGAGATGTAAGTGAGTACAACGTACTTTTGCGGCAGAAGGATGAACGCGGCAATAACATATCGACCAAGACGCCGCGCCGCGACTTCGTCGCGGACAAGTATCGTGTCGTATTGGTAATGGGCGATAACCTGGACGACTTTTCTGACGTATTTGAACGCCGGCCGGTGGCCGAACGTTTTGCCGAGACAGACCGTTTGAAAGAAGAATGGGGAAAACGTTGGATCGTCCTTCCTAACGCGATGTATGGCACGTGGGAAAATGCCATTTACGAATACAAAGCCGCCGAAATGACCGAGGCACAGAAAGCGGAAAAACGTGCGAAGACACTGGAAATGCCTTAA